One stretch of Streptomyces sp. NBC_00443 DNA includes these proteins:
- a CDS encoding ABC transporter permease, with the protein MARLAGRRTLLFAVPVLMVVTFGVFAIAAASPFDPVKAYAGTAALGADQETLDRLRDNLGVDQPFTARWWHWLTSALSGDLGHSSVLRQPVAQVIGERLVWSTLLCTVAFVAAVLTGTLLGVLAARRPGSMLDRAVSSLAYTLEAAPVFWIALLAVWLFALQLDVLPAGGLTDTASEQVTPGQVASHLMLPAGVLAVSQLPWFTLYVRQGVGDALAEDPVRGARARGLSESTVLLGHALRSGLLPVLTLIGSRVPELITGALLVETVFSWPGIAAATVEAATAVDFPLLAALTTLAAAAVLVGNLLADLLYGLFDPRVKLSEM; encoded by the coding sequence ATGGCACGCCTGGCGGGACGGCGGACCCTGCTGTTCGCCGTCCCCGTCCTCATGGTCGTCACGTTCGGCGTGTTCGCCATCGCCGCCGCCTCCCCCTTCGACCCCGTCAAGGCGTACGCCGGCACGGCCGCCCTCGGTGCCGACCAGGAGACCCTGGACCGGCTGCGGGACAACCTCGGCGTCGACCAGCCCTTCACCGCCCGCTGGTGGCACTGGCTGACCTCCGCCCTCAGCGGCGACCTGGGGCACTCCAGCGTGCTGCGCCAGCCCGTGGCGCAGGTGATCGGTGAGCGCCTGGTGTGGTCGACGCTGCTGTGCACGGTCGCGTTCGTCGCCGCGGTGCTGACCGGCACGCTCCTCGGCGTACTGGCCGCCCGGCGCCCGGGCTCCATGCTGGACCGGGCCGTCAGCTCGCTCGCGTACACCCTGGAAGCGGCACCGGTCTTCTGGATCGCGCTGCTCGCCGTCTGGCTGTTCGCCCTCCAGTTGGACGTCCTCCCGGCCGGCGGCCTCACGGACACCGCCAGCGAACAGGTCACCCCGGGGCAGGTGGCGAGCCATCTGATGCTGCCCGCCGGGGTGCTCGCCGTCTCCCAACTCCCTTGGTTCACCCTGTACGTACGGCAGGGGGTCGGCGACGCCCTTGCGGAGGATCCCGTACGGGGCGCCCGGGCCAGGGGTCTGAGCGAGAGCACCGTCCTGCTCGGCCACGCGCTGCGCTCCGGCCTCCTGCCGGTCCTCACGCTGATCGGCTCCCGCGTTCCCGAACTGATCACGGGCGCGCTGCTCGTGGAGACCGTCTTCAGCTGGCCGGGCATCGCCGCGGCCACCGTCGAGGCGGCCACCGCCGTCGACTTCCCCCTGCTCGCGGCCCTCACGACGCTGGCTGCCGCCGCCGTCCTGGTCGGCAACCTGCTCGCCGACCTCCTCTACGGACTGTTCGACCCGAGGGTGAAGCTCAGTGAAATGTGA
- a CDS encoding ABC transporter ATP-binding protein, with amino-acid sequence MTERPPVLSVRGLSVRFLMPGGRRIAAVTDARFDVAAGECLALIGESGCGKSVLASALLGLLPANAQTAGEARLGDLDLLTADERTLARTVRGRRIGLVPQSPAAHLTPVRTIRSQLEETVTALTGARGRTAVRAAAEAAAERTAFPVDHLDRHPHELSGGLAQRAATALALVGDAPLLLADEPTTGLDRDLVEHTVDELRRHIDDGDRGLLMITHDLAAAERIADRVAVMYAGRIVELAAAAAFFGTPGPRHPYSRGLLEALPDRAFAPIPGMPPELGDLPAGCAFAPRCDRATDACAGLPPVTEAVSCHHPHVPEDARA; translated from the coding sequence GTGACCGAGCGACCTCCCGTGCTGTCGGTGCGTGGGCTGTCCGTGCGCTTCCTCATGCCCGGCGGACGGCGTATCGCGGCCGTCACCGACGCCCGGTTCGACGTGGCGGCCGGCGAATGCCTCGCCCTGATCGGTGAGAGCGGCTGCGGCAAGTCCGTCCTCGCCTCCGCCCTCCTCGGCCTGCTGCCCGCCAACGCCCAGACCGCCGGCGAGGCCCGGCTCGGCGACCTCGACCTGCTCACCGCCGACGAACGGACCCTCGCCCGCACGGTACGGGGCCGCCGTATCGGCCTGGTCCCGCAGAGCCCGGCGGCACACCTCACCCCGGTGCGCACCATCCGCTCCCAACTGGAGGAGACGGTCACGGCGTTGACGGGTGCGCGAGGGCGGACGGCCGTACGTGCCGCTGCCGAGGCGGCCGCCGAGCGCACGGCCTTCCCCGTGGACCACCTCGACCGCCACCCGCACGAACTGTCCGGCGGGCTCGCCCAACGCGCCGCGACCGCCCTCGCCCTGGTCGGCGACGCGCCCCTCCTGCTCGCCGACGAACCCACCACCGGGCTCGACCGCGACCTGGTGGAACACACGGTCGACGAACTGCGACGCCACATCGACGACGGCGACCGTGGCCTGCTGATGATCACGCACGACCTCGCGGCGGCCGAGCGCATCGCCGACCGGGTCGCCGTCATGTACGCGGGCCGCATCGTCGAACTCGCCGCCGCAGCCGCCTTCTTCGGCACGCCTGGCCCCCGCCACCCGTACAGCCGCGGCCTCCTCGAGGCCCTCCCCGACCGCGCCTTCGCGCCCATCCCCGGCATGCCCCCGGAGCTCGGCGACCTCCCCGCCGGCTGCGCCTTCGCGCCGCGCTGCGACCGTGCCACGGACGCCTGCGCCGGTCTGCCACCGGTGACCGAGGCCGTGTCCTGCCACCATCCGCACGTCCCGGAGGACGCCCGTGCTTGA
- a CDS encoding purine-cytosine permease family protein: MSTEPRLAEVTEPGPEQQASPGTDQAAKETLEDYTLRFAPRSYRRWTPMVVATTALGGIAYMADFSIGAGIGLAHGTGNALLAILVAAVVIFVTGFPLAYYGARYNIDLDLITRGSGFGYFGSVLTSVIFASFTFIFFALEGSIMAQGLKLGLGLPLWLGYLVSTLMVIPLVIYGMTALSKLQVWTTPIWLLLMVAPLVYLVATDPGTVDRFLAYAGTDGEGGVNTAAVLLGAGVCLSLIAQIGEQIDYLRFMPPKTEANKRAWWTAVVMAGPGWVVLGALKQAIGVFLAVYILAEVGPTAAPEPIQQFKGAFDAMMPSWLVVPLAVVLVVISQIKINVTNAYSGSLAWTNSFTRVTKRYPGRMIFVLVNLAFALALMEADMFSFLNSILGFYSNCAIAWVVTVATDIGVNKYLLKLSPHAPEFRRGMLYAVNPVGVVAFTAASALSIALYFHALGDTLQPYSPVAAAVIAFVLTPLMAVATKGKYYLRRADDGITEPTLDADGNPSGVTYECHVCRQQFERPDVAACRTHDAVVCSLCLSTDKVGDHVLPATPAIP, encoded by the coding sequence GTGAGCACGGAGCCACGACTGGCAGAAGTCACCGAGCCCGGACCCGAGCAGCAGGCGTCGCCGGGTACCGACCAGGCCGCCAAGGAGACCCTCGAGGACTACACCCTCCGTTTCGCACCGCGCAGTTACCGGCGCTGGACCCCGATGGTCGTGGCGACCACCGCACTCGGCGGCATCGCCTACATGGCCGACTTCTCCATCGGCGCCGGCATCGGCCTGGCCCACGGCACCGGAAACGCGCTGCTCGCGATCCTCGTAGCGGCCGTGGTCATCTTCGTGACCGGCTTCCCGCTGGCCTACTACGGCGCCCGCTACAACATCGACCTGGACCTCATCACCCGGGGTTCCGGCTTCGGGTACTTCGGTTCGGTCCTCACCAGCGTCATCTTCGCCAGCTTCACCTTCATCTTCTTCGCCCTCGAGGGCTCGATCATGGCCCAGGGCCTCAAGCTCGGCCTCGGACTGCCGCTGTGGCTGGGCTACTTGGTGTCCACGCTGATGGTGATCCCGCTGGTGATCTACGGGATGACGGCGCTGAGCAAACTCCAGGTGTGGACCACGCCGATCTGGCTGCTGCTGATGGTCGCCCCGCTGGTCTACCTGGTCGCCACCGACCCGGGGACCGTCGACCGGTTCCTCGCCTACGCCGGCACCGACGGCGAGGGCGGCGTCAACACCGCCGCCGTACTGCTGGGCGCGGGTGTGTGTCTCTCGCTGATCGCGCAGATCGGCGAGCAGATCGACTATCTGCGCTTCATGCCGCCCAAGACCGAGGCGAACAAGCGGGCCTGGTGGACGGCCGTGGTGATGGCCGGTCCCGGCTGGGTCGTGCTGGGCGCGCTGAAGCAGGCCATCGGCGTCTTCCTCGCCGTCTACATTCTCGCCGAGGTCGGTCCCACCGCCGCGCCCGAGCCGATCCAGCAGTTCAAGGGCGCCTTCGACGCGATGATGCCGTCCTGGCTCGTGGTCCCGCTGGCCGTGGTCCTCGTAGTGATCAGCCAGATCAAGATCAACGTGACGAACGCCTACTCCGGCTCCCTCGCCTGGACCAACTCCTTCACCCGCGTCACGAAGCGCTACCCGGGCCGAATGATCTTCGTCCTGGTCAACCTCGCCTTCGCGCTCGCGCTGATGGAGGCGGACATGTTCAGCTTCCTCAACAGCATTCTGGGCTTCTACTCGAACTGCGCGATCGCCTGGGTCGTCACCGTCGCCACCGACATCGGCGTCAACAAGTACCTCCTGAAACTCTCCCCGCACGCCCCCGAGTTCCGCCGCGGCATGCTCTACGCCGTGAACCCGGTCGGCGTCGTCGCCTTCACCGCCGCCTCCGCGCTCTCGATCGCCCTGTACTTCCACGCGCTGGGCGACACCCTCCAGCCGTACTCCCCCGTCGCCGCCGCTGTCATCGCCTTCGTCCTCACCCCGCTGATGGCCGTGGCCACCAAGGGCAAGTACTACCTGCGCCGCGCCGACGACGGCATCACCGAACCGACCCTGGACGCGGACGGCAACCCCAGCGGCGTGACGTACGAGTGCCATGTGTGCCGACAGCAGTTCGAGCGCCCCGACGTGGCCGCTTGCCGGACCCACGACGCCGTCGTCTGCTCGCTGTGCCTGAGCACCGACAAGGTCGGCGACCACGTGCTGCCTGCGACACCCGCCATCCCCTGA
- a CDS encoding NAD(P)-dependent oxidoreductase — protein sequence MGQPMALNLARAGTPLVVWNRSRDRSEPLRAAGAHIADTPAEVFAQAETVILMLADEAAVDTVLGRGTPDFAAQIAGRTVVHMGTTAPEYSAALQDAVRAAGGRYVEAPVSGSRVPAEQGDLVAMLAGDDDAVAAVRPVLAPMCRETFGCGGVPGALLMKFSVNLFLITLVTGLTEAFHFADRHGLDQRLLRDVLDAGPMASAVSRVKGPKLLARDFAVQAGAADVLKNNRLIAGAARKAQVASPLLDVCHALYGETVVQGHGGEDMVAVLHALEARTDRSALAGSPDHRADQRPTVDNTTP from the coding sequence ATGGGACAGCCCATGGCGCTCAACCTGGCTCGCGCCGGAACGCCCCTCGTCGTGTGGAACCGCAGCCGCGACCGCAGCGAACCCCTGCGCGCCGCCGGCGCCCACATCGCGGACACCCCCGCCGAGGTCTTCGCACAGGCGGAGACGGTGATCCTCATGCTCGCCGACGAGGCCGCCGTGGACACGGTCCTCGGGCGCGGCACCCCGGACTTCGCCGCGCAGATCGCCGGACGTACCGTCGTCCACATGGGCACGACCGCGCCGGAGTACTCGGCCGCCCTCCAGGACGCCGTCCGGGCCGCGGGCGGACGCTACGTCGAGGCGCCGGTCTCCGGCTCCCGCGTCCCCGCCGAACAGGGCGACCTGGTGGCGATGCTGGCGGGCGACGACGACGCCGTCGCGGCCGTACGCCCCGTCCTCGCCCCCATGTGCCGCGAGACGTTCGGCTGCGGCGGCGTACCGGGCGCCCTGCTGATGAAGTTCTCGGTCAACCTGTTCCTGATCACCCTCGTGACCGGCCTGACCGAGGCGTTCCATTTCGCCGACCGGCACGGGCTCGACCAACGCCTGCTCCGCGACGTCCTGGACGCGGGACCGATGGCCAGCGCCGTCTCCCGGGTGAAGGGGCCCAAGCTGCTGGCCCGGGACTTCGCGGTCCAGGCCGGAGCCGCGGACGTCCTCAAGAACAACCGGCTGATCGCCGGGGCCGCCCGCAAGGCCCAAGTGGCGTCGCCCCTCCTCGACGTCTGCCACGCCCTGTACGGCGAAACCGTGGTCCAGGGCCACGGCGGCGAGGACATGGTGGCCGTCCTGCATGCGCTGGAGGCCCGCACGGACCGCTCCGCTCTCGCCGGTTCCCCGGACCACAGAGCTGACCAACGCCCCACCGTGGACAACACCACGCCATGA
- a CDS encoding TetR/AcrR family transcriptional regulator produces MAVSERGPRERMVFSAAQLIRRDGVAATGMREVAAHAGAPRGSLQHYFPGGKEQLVNEAVGWAGRYAGNRVARFLAALDEPTPSGLFAEMVRQWTDEYEAAGYAGGCPVAAATVDWAESTESTREAVAAAFGTWTGPVAGALADMGVPQERAGALATLMISALEGAILMARAERDVRALTTVARELGPLLDAAVHKTD; encoded by the coding sequence ATGGCAGTGTCCGAGCGAGGCCCGCGCGAGCGGATGGTCTTCAGCGCTGCCCAGCTCATCCGGCGTGACGGGGTCGCCGCCACGGGGATGCGTGAGGTCGCCGCACATGCCGGGGCACCGCGCGGCTCGCTGCAGCACTACTTCCCCGGCGGCAAGGAGCAGTTGGTCAACGAGGCGGTCGGCTGGGCGGGCCGGTATGCGGGCAATCGTGTCGCCCGTTTCCTTGCCGCGCTGGACGAGCCGACGCCGAGCGGGCTGTTCGCGGAGATGGTCCGCCAGTGGACCGACGAGTACGAGGCCGCCGGGTACGCGGGCGGCTGCCCTGTCGCGGCCGCCACGGTGGACTGGGCCGAGTCCACCGAGTCGACGCGGGAGGCGGTGGCCGCCGCGTTCGGAACCTGGACCGGGCCGGTGGCCGGCGCTCTGGCCGACATGGGTGTGCCGCAGGAGCGGGCCGGTGCGCTCGCCACGCTCATGATCAGCGCGCTGGAGGGGGCGATCCTCATGGCGCGGGCCGAGCGGGATGTCCGGGCGCTGACGACCGTGGCGCGGGAACTCGGCCCCCTCCTGGACGCCGCGGTGCACAAGACGGATTGA
- a CDS encoding protein kinase domain-containing protein — protein sequence MSEADRGPGGRVVDGRFELEARLGGGGMGTVWRARDLVLHRLVAVKEVRPPDRDLAEYDPEGARMLRERVLREARALARIDHPNVVTIHHIVDGGDGTYPWIVMELVSGGSLADRLAQGPMPPAEAARLGRGVLAALTAAHDAGIQHRDVKPANVLLRPDGRPVLTDFGIAAIRESTNLTATGSIIGTADFMAPERISGHEGGSSSDLWSLAMMLYNAVEGHHPLRRANTLATLAAVLHDDVPPPVRAGALRDVLMSVLVRDPSARPSAAVLDLKLAEAESGPGGPDGSAVRDEATSYPLNPPPAPIHTSAPGSAPTASSYPGGASASPATSFPPGGPASPATPAGFGPPPVHPWQGQTPPQPLTVPAQAAPRRRPGRTTLLAVSGTSLAGALALLWWLLPVGGESGDADARGNPPATSTPESTVSPTDADADADAGADPAARQSEQPTTGTLLTPAGIREAIKAFKDETGRDRFGDFTVYPEYASAELMVDGSDTKYDSYTYRPGQGVEKGIISGTLSGGDQPVSLDDFNWDRVPALLEEAEKKLNVDKPESRYLLVRQPSDVFDTPAGIAVYLTDAYQAGYLEADTKGKVTRVMPVED from the coding sequence ATGAGTGAGGCAGACAGAGGTCCCGGTGGACGAGTCGTCGACGGGCGCTTCGAGTTGGAGGCCCGCCTCGGTGGCGGCGGGATGGGGACGGTCTGGCGGGCCAGGGATCTGGTGCTGCACCGGCTGGTGGCGGTCAAGGAGGTCCGCCCGCCCGACCGGGACCTCGCCGAATACGATCCCGAGGGCGCGCGGATGCTGCGCGAACGCGTGCTGCGCGAGGCCAGGGCCCTGGCCCGGATCGACCATCCGAACGTCGTCACCATCCACCACATAGTCGACGGCGGCGACGGCACGTACCCGTGGATCGTCATGGAGCTGGTCAGCGGCGGCTCGCTGGCCGACCGGCTGGCCCAGGGCCCGATGCCGCCGGCCGAGGCGGCGCGTCTCGGCCGGGGAGTGCTCGCGGCGCTGACCGCCGCGCACGACGCCGGCATCCAGCACCGGGACGTGAAGCCCGCCAACGTCCTGCTGCGGCCCGACGGTCGCCCCGTCCTCACCGACTTCGGCATCGCCGCGATCCGCGAGTCGACCAACCTCACCGCCACCGGCTCCATCATCGGCACGGCCGACTTCATGGCACCGGAGCGCATCTCGGGGCACGAGGGCGGCTCCTCCTCCGACCTCTGGTCGCTGGCGATGATGCTCTACAACGCCGTGGAGGGCCACCACCCGCTGCGCAGGGCGAACACCCTGGCCACCCTCGCCGCGGTCCTCCATGACGACGTGCCGCCGCCGGTGCGTGCCGGCGCGTTGCGGGACGTACTGATGAGCGTGCTCGTACGGGACCCGTCGGCGCGGCCGTCCGCCGCCGTGCTGGACCTCAAGCTGGCGGAGGCCGAGTCCGGGCCGGGCGGGCCGGACGGCTCGGCGGTACGGGACGAGGCCACGTCGTATCCGCTGAACCCGCCGCCCGCCCCCATCCACACGTCCGCCCCGGGCTCCGCCCCTACGGCCTCCTCATACCCCGGCGGGGCCTCGGCCTCGCCGGCCACGTCCTTCCCGCCGGGCGGCCCCGCCTCGCCTGCCACCCCCGCCGGGTTCGGGCCGCCGCCCGTCCACCCATGGCAGGGGCAGACCCCTCCCCAGCCGCTGACGGTGCCCGCGCAGGCGGCCCCCCGACGCCGCCCGGGCCGGACCACCCTGCTGGCCGTCTCCGGGACCTCGCTCGCCGGCGCCCTGGCTCTGCTGTGGTGGCTGCTGCCCGTCGGGGGCGAGTCGGGTGACGCGGACGCGCGCGGCAACCCGCCCGCCACATCGACCCCGGAGTCGACCGTCTCACCGACCGACGCGGACGCCGATGCCGACGCCGGCGCCGATCCGGCGGCCCGGCAGTCGGAGCAGCCGACGACCGGCACCCTGCTCACCCCGGCCGGCATCCGCGAAGCCATCAAGGCGTTCAAGGACGAGACCGGCCGGGACAGGTTCGGCGACTTCACGGTGTACCCGGAGTACGCGTCCGCCGAGCTGATGGTCGACGGCAGCGACACGAAGTACGACTCCTACACCTACCGCCCGGGCCAGGGTGTGGAGAAGGGCATCATCTCCGGCACCCTCTCCGGCGGCGACCAGCCCGTCAGCCTCGACGACTTCAACTGGGACCGGGTTCCCGCGCTCCTCGAAGAGGCCGAGAAGAAGCTCAACGTCGACAAGCCGGAATCCCGTTACCTGCTGGTGCGACAGCCCAGCGACGTCTTCGACACTCCGGCCGGAATCGCCGTCTACCTCACCGACGCGTACCAGGCCGGCTACCTGGAGGCCGACACCAAGGGCAAGGTGACCCGCGTGATGCCCGTGGAGGACTGA
- a CDS encoding ABC transporter ATP-binding protein, protein MLELRAITAGYDRRAPVVRDASLTVEPGEAVGLLGPSGCGKSTLARVAALLHRPEAGSVLLDGTPVRRWRHAAPREQRTAFGVVFQQPRLSADPRLRLAQLIAEPLLATGRREGSAERVAELAEAVGLTPDLLSRRPHEASDGQLQRACLARALVLRPRWLVCDEMTAMLDASTTAALVAVVEDYRRTTGAGVLAIGHDRTLLQRWCDRTVHWDEVGAGKPLARRS, encoded by the coding sequence GTGCTTGAACTGCGCGCCATCACCGCCGGATACGACAGACGCGCGCCCGTCGTACGGGACGCCTCCCTGACGGTCGAACCCGGCGAAGCCGTCGGCCTGCTCGGCCCCAGCGGCTGCGGCAAGTCCACCCTCGCCCGCGTCGCCGCGCTCCTGCACCGCCCGGAAGCCGGAAGCGTCCTCCTGGACGGCACCCCCGTCCGCCGCTGGCGCCACGCCGCCCCGCGGGAACAGCGCACCGCCTTCGGCGTCGTCTTCCAGCAACCCCGTCTCTCCGCCGACCCCCGGTTGCGCCTGGCCCAGCTGATCGCCGAGCCGCTGCTCGCCACCGGCCGACGGGAGGGCTCGGCCGAACGGGTCGCCGAACTGGCCGAAGCCGTCGGCCTCACCCCCGACCTGCTCTCCCGGCGCCCCCACGAGGCCAGCGACGGCCAGCTCCAGCGCGCCTGCCTCGCCCGCGCCCTCGTGCTGCGCCCGCGCTGGCTGGTGTGCGACGAGATGACGGCCATGCTCGACGCGTCCACGACCGCCGCCTTGGTGGCCGTGGTCGAGGACTACCGCCGGACCACCGGCGCGGGCGTACTCGCCATCGGGCACGACCGCACGCTTCTGCAGCGGTGGTGCGACCGCACGGTCCACTGGGACGAGGTGGGCGCAGGCAAGCCCCTGGCGCGACGGTCCTGA
- a CDS encoding ABC transporter permease, with product MTPVETDARSGSAWRSPSTRRRSTRTLRIRTSAALVAVTVLAVLLVPPLVQLDQQAVDLAAKLQPPSWAHPFGTDDVGRDLLLRCVYGLRVSLLVGVAAALTATVIGTAVGATAGALGGWADRALMRLVDTVSSVPHLLLGIFIVAMFRPGVWPVIVSVALTHWLSTARIVRAEVLSLRSRPYIDAAVSGGASRWRVAVRHLLPAVLPQAALAAVLMVPHAMWHESALSFLGLGLPTHLASLGNLIQGARGSLLAGQWWPTLFPGLFIIVPTLAIAGLSGAWRERINPRRRSELML from the coding sequence ATGACCCCAGTTGAGACCGATGCGCGGTCCGGGTCCGCATGGCGCTCCCCCAGCACCAGGCGCCGCTCGACCCGCACGCTGCGGATCCGCACCTCGGCCGCGCTGGTCGCTGTGACCGTTCTCGCCGTGCTGCTCGTGCCGCCGCTGGTGCAGCTCGACCAGCAGGCCGTCGACCTGGCCGCCAAACTGCAACCGCCGTCCTGGGCCCATCCCTTCGGCACCGACGACGTCGGCCGGGACCTGCTGCTGCGCTGTGTCTACGGCCTCAGGGTCTCCCTACTGGTCGGCGTGGCGGCCGCGCTGACCGCGACCGTCATCGGCACGGCCGTCGGCGCCACGGCCGGGGCGCTGGGCGGCTGGGCCGACCGCGCGCTGATGCGGTTGGTCGACACGGTCTCCTCCGTGCCCCATCTGCTGCTGGGCATCTTCATCGTGGCGATGTTCCGGCCGGGCGTGTGGCCGGTGATCGTCTCGGTCGCGCTCACCCACTGGCTGTCCACCGCCCGGATCGTGCGCGCCGAGGTCCTGTCCCTGCGTTCGCGCCCGTACATCGACGCCGCCGTCTCCGGCGGTGCGTCGCGGTGGCGGGTCGCGGTACGGCACCTGCTGCCCGCCGTTCTGCCGCAGGCCGCGCTGGCCGCCGTACTGATGGTGCCGCACGCCATGTGGCACGAGTCGGCGCTGTCCTTCCTGGGACTCGGCCTGCCCACGCACCTGGCCAGCCTCGGGAACCTCATCCAGGGGGCGCGGGGCTCGCTGCTCGCCGGCCAGTGGTGGCCGACGCTGTTCCCGGGCCTGTTCATCATCGTCCCCACCCTCGCCATCGCCGGACTCTCCGGGGCCTGGCGGGAGCGGATCAACCCGCGCCGCCGATCGGAGCTGATGCTGTGA
- a CDS encoding ABC transporter substrate-binding protein — translation MTTRRIRSAAVTAAAMVAGVAACSAPSSGGSAGKAADSVVIGVASEPDTLSPLLGYGKDGNSKLFDGLLVRDADLKLRPALAKALPEIGADGLTYTYTLRDGVKFSDGEPLTADDVVFTYRTILDGKTNNTARSELDAVKDVRASGDGKVVFTLKYPYAPFAGRTVLPIVPEHVAGEQDPNTGSFNLKPVGTGPYVLSAWSKGEKLTFKANPDYWGGAPKVKTFTMAVIADDNVRATRLRSGDLDGAVLPPNLAATFKNDDGSKSYEARSYDFRTVTLPTAGKVTGDRAIRQALDAAVDREAMVDKILDGAGTPAYGPLPVDDPAFAKGIEREQDLDKAERILDAAGWKAGKDGVRAKGGQQAAFTLLYPSGDKVRQDHALAYASDVKKAGIKVTVESATWEVIEPRMKDTAVLAGFGSTGDPDFGLYTLLHSSLAGDGFNNMARYDNPAVDKALDTGRRTQAPAKRKAAYEAVQRELVKNPGYTFLTHIDHLYVLADRWDGLTTQLEPHEHGFASGPWWNIEDWQPKK, via the coding sequence ATGACGACCCGTCGAATACGTAGTGCTGCCGTGACGGCGGCGGCGATGGTGGCCGGGGTCGCCGCCTGCTCCGCACCCAGCAGTGGCGGCAGCGCCGGCAAGGCCGCCGACTCCGTCGTCATCGGGGTGGCCTCCGAGCCGGACACCCTCAGTCCGCTGCTCGGCTACGGCAAGGACGGCAACTCGAAGCTCTTCGACGGACTGCTCGTCCGCGATGCCGACCTGAAGCTCAGACCCGCCCTCGCGAAGGCGCTCCCCGAGATCGGGGCCGACGGCCTCACCTACACGTACACCCTGCGCGACGGCGTGAAGTTCAGCGACGGGGAGCCGCTGACGGCCGACGACGTGGTCTTCACGTACCGGACGATCCTGGACGGGAAGACCAACAACACGGCCCGCAGCGAACTGGACGCCGTCAAGGACGTGCGGGCGAGCGGTGACGGCAAGGTCGTCTTCACGCTGAAGTACCCGTACGCGCCGTTCGCCGGGCGCACGGTCCTGCCCATCGTCCCCGAGCACGTCGCGGGCGAGCAGGACCCCAACACCGGCTCCTTCAACCTCAAGCCCGTCGGCACAGGCCCGTACGTCCTGTCCGCCTGGAGCAAGGGCGAGAAGCTCACCTTCAAGGCCAATCCGGACTACTGGGGCGGCGCGCCGAAGGTGAAGACGTTCACCATGGCGGTCATCGCCGACGACAACGTGCGCGCCACGCGGCTGCGCTCCGGCGACCTGGACGGCGCGGTCCTGCCGCCCAACCTCGCCGCCACCTTCAAGAACGACGACGGCTCGAAGTCGTACGAGGCGAGGTCCTACGACTTCCGCACCGTCACCCTCCCGACCGCCGGCAAGGTCACCGGCGACCGTGCGATCCGGCAGGCGCTGGATGCCGCCGTGGACCGCGAGGCCATGGTCGACAAGATCCTCGACGGTGCGGGTACACCGGCGTACGGGCCGCTGCCCGTCGACGATCCCGCGTTCGCCAAGGGCATCGAGCGTGAGCAGGACCTGGACAAGGCCGAGCGGATTCTGGACGCGGCGGGCTGGAAGGCAGGCAAGGACGGCGTCCGCGCCAAGGGCGGGCAGCAGGCCGCGTTCACGCTGCTCTACCCGTCCGGCGACAAGGTCCGCCAGGACCACGCCCTCGCCTACGCCTCCGACGTCAAGAAGGCCGGCATCAAGGTGACGGTGGAGAGCGCCACCTGGGAGGTCATCGAACCGCGGATGAAGGACACCGCGGTCCTCGCGGGCTTCGGCAGCACCGGCGACCCCGACTTCGGCCTCTACACCCTGCTGCACTCCTCCCTCGCCGGTGACGGCTTCAACAACATGGCCCGCTACGACAATCCGGCCGTGGACAAGGCCCTCGACACCGGCCGCCGCACCCAGGCCCCGGCCAAGCGGAAGGCCGCGTACGAGGCCGTCCAGCGCGAGCTCGTGAAGAACCCCGGCTACACGTTCCTCACCCACATCGACCACCTCTATGTGCTCGCCGACCGCTGGGACGGGCTGACCACGCAGCTCGAACCGCACGAGCACGGCTTCGCCAGCGGCCCCTGGTGGAACATCGAGGACTGGCAGCCGAAGAAGTGA